The proteins below come from a single Bombus fervidus isolate BK054 chromosome 15, iyBomFerv1, whole genome shotgun sequence genomic window:
- the LOC139994811 gene encoding arylalkylamine N-acetyltransferase-like 2: MESNNNQYTLEWANDTHLSEILSFLHENFDKEETMLKSLRDNNSLTIEDEESMRIDHERLIRAIFAFSPCIIATGKSSKKIIGVNLMIVSKNSKSDDGADGVSAAFSNNPPKNELMKRYFNYLAEISETADLYGKFPNSKAAVEFYAVAVDRNYRRQGLSRSLMAAGISFAKNTVKDVGFIFGVYTSLYSKKAAERLGLKSVMDVDLLHYKDNHGRPIFQDTPPHNVVSVMVLQLV, translated from the coding sequence ATGGAATCAAATAACAATCAATATACTTTAGAATGGGCGAATGACACTCACTTATCGGAGATTTTATCTTTCTTACATGAAAATTTCGATAAGGAAGAGACCATGTTGAAAAGTTTGAGAGATAATAATTCGTTAACAATAGAGGATGAAGAATCGATGAGAATCGATCACGAGCGACTGATACGTGCAATTTTCGCTTTTTCACCTTGCATCATAGCCACAGGAAAATCATCGAAAAAAATCATCGGAGTAAACCTGATGATAGTTAGTAAGAATTCAAAGTCCGATGATGGTGCTGATGGCGTTTCCGCTGCCTTCAGCAACAATCCTCctaaaaatgaattaatgaaacgatatttcaactATTTAGCCGAGATCAGTGAAACGGCTGATTTATATGGGAAGTTTCCAAACTCCAAGGCAGCCGTGGAATTTTATGCGGTCGCTGTGGATAGAAATTATCGTAGACAAGGACTTTCAAGGTCACTAATGGCTGCAGGAATTTCTTTCGCGAAAAATACCGTGAAAGACGTCGGATTCATATTTGGTGTGTATACGTCTCTGTATTCGAAAAAAGCGGCGGAAAGACTTGGATTAAAGAGCGTTATGGACGTAGATCTTTTGCACTACAAAGATAATCATGGACGACCTATTTTTCAAGACACTCCGCCGCATAATGTTGTTTCTGTTATGGTCTTGCaacttgtttaa
- the LOC139994810 gene encoding uncharacterized protein isoform X1, which produces MRKRNGMPPYRVWGSTEDRTIDFESLTNETLEGALDVMRKSFFVYESVSRGVDLLSEPGASEELEKLCLDAAKDGVSVVAVDIYSGEVIGVAFNKLQVLNSSSDKSAFEIFSENCKYKSSKALVDFMINIDAKMNLFKHYNTDCIFEIMFLATLPNNQKRRIGELLVSTSIEVAKELRKGKAVKTPVTINGDNTIQNLEAVPNLVSAIMTSNYSQKISAKCGFESLVSTNYKEFQFNGKSFNERIGNEHLNCLLVAKRLF; this is translated from the exons ATGAG GAAACGAAACGGAATGCCACCGTACCGAGTCTGGGGTTCCACAGAGGATAGGACCATCGACTTCGAGTCCTTGACGAACGAAACTCTGGAAGGAGCTCTGGATGTCATGAGAAAGAGCTTCTTTGTCTACGAGAGCGTATCCAGAGGTGTAGACCTACTCTCAGAACCTGGCGCATCAGAGGAACTCGAGAAACTTTGCCTGGATGCTGCCAAGGATGGCGTCAGTGTAGTGGCTGTGGACATATACAGTGGAGAAGTTATTGGAGTGGCTTTTAACAAGCTACAG GTCCTTAACAGTTCATCAGACAAGAGCGCTTTCGAGATATTCAGTGAAAACTGCAAGTACAAGTCGTCGAAAGCTCTAGTGGACTTCATGATCAACATAGACGCTAAGATGAATTTATTCAAGCACTACAACACCGActgtatttttgaaataatgttCTTGGCTACTCTGCCGAATAATCAGAAGCGTAGGATAGGGGAACTATTGGTATCTACATCCATAGAAGTTGCAAAGGAGTTGAGAAAGGGAAAGGCCGTGAAGACACCAGTCACCATAAATGGCGACAATACGATACAGAATCTGGAAGCAGTGCCTAACCTAGTGTCTGCGATCATGACATCAAACTATTCACAAAAGATTTCAGCAAAGTGTGGATTCGAGAGCCTGGTGTCAACCAACTACAAAGAGTTCCAGTTTAATGGGAAATCTTTCAACGAGAGGATAGGGAACGAACACTTGAACTGTCTCCTAGTGGCTAAAAGACTATTTTAG
- the LOC139994810 gene encoding uncharacterized protein isoform X2, whose product MPPYRVWGSTEDRTIDFESLTNETLEGALDVMRKSFFVYESVSRGVDLLSEPGASEELEKLCLDAAKDGVSVVAVDIYSGEVIGVAFNKLQVLNSSSDKSAFEIFSENCKYKSSKALVDFMINIDAKMNLFKHYNTDCIFEIMFLATLPNNQKRRIGELLVSTSIEVAKELRKGKAVKTPVTINGDNTIQNLEAVPNLVSAIMTSNYSQKISAKCGFESLVSTNYKEFQFNGKSFNERIGNEHLNCLLVAKRLF is encoded by the exons ATGCCACCGTACCGAGTCTGGGGTTCCACAGAGGATAGGACCATCGACTTCGAGTCCTTGACGAACGAAACTCTGGAAGGAGCTCTGGATGTCATGAGAAAGAGCTTCTTTGTCTACGAGAGCGTATCCAGAGGTGTAGACCTACTCTCAGAACCTGGCGCATCAGAGGAACTCGAGAAACTTTGCCTGGATGCTGCCAAGGATGGCGTCAGTGTAGTGGCTGTGGACATATACAGTGGAGAAGTTATTGGAGTGGCTTTTAACAAGCTACAG GTCCTTAACAGTTCATCAGACAAGAGCGCTTTCGAGATATTCAGTGAAAACTGCAAGTACAAGTCGTCGAAAGCTCTAGTGGACTTCATGATCAACATAGACGCTAAGATGAATTTATTCAAGCACTACAACACCGActgtatttttgaaataatgttCTTGGCTACTCTGCCGAATAATCAGAAGCGTAGGATAGGGGAACTATTGGTATCTACATCCATAGAAGTTGCAAAGGAGTTGAGAAAGGGAAAGGCCGTGAAGACACCAGTCACCATAAATGGCGACAATACGATACAGAATCTGGAAGCAGTGCCTAACCTAGTGTCTGCGATCATGACATCAAACTATTCACAAAAGATTTCAGCAAAGTGTGGATTCGAGAGCCTGGTGTCAACCAACTACAAAGAGTTCCAGTTTAATGGGAAATCTTTCAACGAGAGGATAGGGAACGAACACTTGAACTGTCTCCTAGTGGCTAAAAGACTATTTTAG
- the LOC139994809 gene encoding uncharacterized protein — translation MQLGTSFFLKYWSMTELSLPVVSARVHSYLFLYQPVKTTVPVLPFRFSTMSLKSDDELNYKLLTRDKVEDALAIQAQTMKQENLAIGLGMFEEDGAPEEMLLVFKEVIKDGTTLIAVDKKTNELAAVAFNKLHARPKEGVKDELEVFIEENLRHQTCRQLVKLLDDTQCSVDIFERNNANGALELFYLGTNPRYQGRGIGRQMVEKCIEFGRGLLNGTMKRRSIDGDVLEQHVLPEIIFGVFASNYSQRIADKLGFEVLHEFRYEDYSFAGRKMSERIGDVHRTARLQVLKL, via the exons ATGCAGCTGGGAACATCGTTTTTCCTCAAATATTGGTCTATGACTGAGTTATCGCTGCCAGTAGTCTCAGCACGTGTTCATTCCTATCTGTTTCTTTATCAGCCTGTCAAAACAACAG TTCCAGTTTTACCATTTCGCTTCTCAACCATGTCTCTGAAGTCTGATGATGAACTGAACTACAAACTACTCACCAGAGACAAAGTAGAGGATGCTTTGGCTATACAGGCTCAGACCATGAAACAGGAAAATCTGGCAATAGGTTTGGGGATGTTTGAAGAAGATGGAGCTCCAGAAGAGATGTTGTTAGTCTTCAAGGAAGTCATCAAAGATGGTACCACGTTGATAGCTGTTGACAAGAAGACGAATGAGTTAGCAGCGGTGGCGTTCAACAAGCTTCAT GCTAGACCCAAAGAAGGAGTAAAGGATGAGCTAGAGGTGTTCATAGAGGAGAACCTGAGACATCAGACGTGCAGGCAGCTTGTCAAGCTTCTCGATGAC ACTCAGTGCAGCGTAGATATTTTTGAGAGGAACAATGCAAATGGGGCGTTGGAGCTGTTTTATCTTGGCACCAATCCACGTTACCAAGGCCGAGGGATCGGCCGCCAAATGGTAGAAAAGTGTATCGAGTTCGGTCGAGGACTGTTGAACGGTACAATGAAGAGAAGATCGATCGACGGTGACGTTCTAGAGCAGCACGTGCTCCCAGAAATAATTTTCGGTGTATTTGCCTCCAACTACAGCCAACGAATCGCAGACAAATTGGGTTTCGAGGTTCTACATGAGTTTCGATACGAAGATTACAGCTTTGCTGGCAGAAAAATGTCCGAGAGGATAGGAGACGTTCATAGAACGGCCAGGTTGCAGGTTTTGAAACTTTAA
- the LOC139994808 gene encoding uncharacterized protein, whose protein sequence is TAKLAGLASCVSTVVDDEEQEELRCTGSDVEIEEYTDTDDSPYVAYQITDKLFDTDRVAWQKFSFVATLLTVVVSITFLIITYPLYLESVSYVSNAYTGLLFTAFCSAFILGIIYFIAGRVSPPPALIPNSMRIKIPRCALLKISLIYALSGIVITLCLDRDRVLCHLQDPIKGITLVFSLVYYFFFCRKMMSLQRIFSSTTIIVGLFISVDYGLCDQFRCRGQEVSGHTTTMRGSWGVKAIWTFVYVGALAAFAMFFTLLEAHYTTEQQNMCQIMASQQNSFLYTVSRLVSSRDIRRRGSEEEGGRLLHVTDPDPTIKPKHIPKPPILETLFYIHLIAFFAILSMSWIDTLPGIGRGLSPAELYRVVEHGLTCHFKNSDNCSNISTRGWIFLIAYIIFSISVLNFLSISESAVFTIATATVSLPLSVIWWSIYKMDVHGRFITWSPGVTGELICALLGLPVVLLGLGLLVRSHFRDTQPCYLTMQPPDAQCESSQR, encoded by the exons ACTGCAAAACTGGCGGGCCTGGCGAGTTGCGTTTCGACGGTGGTCGACGACGAAGAACAGGAGGAGCTGCGGTGCACAGGAAGCGACGTCGAGATCGAGGAGTACACCGACACCGACGACTCGCCATATGTCGCTTATCAGATCACTGATAAGCTGTTCGACACGGACAGGGTGGCCTGGCAAAAATTCAGCTTCGTCGCAACCCTTCTGACCGTCGTCGTGTCCATTACCTTTCTAATTATCACCTATCCCCTTTATCTCGAGAGCGTCAGCTACGTGTCCAACGCTTACACAG GACTTCTCTTCACTGCCTTCTGCTCCGCCTTCATCCTGGGCATAATATACTTCATCGCGGGAAGAGTATCTCCACCACCCGCCTTGATTCCAAACAGCATGCGAATTAAGATCCCTCGTTGTGCTCTGCTCAAAATCAGTCTCATCTATGCTCTCTCTGGCATAGTGATCACGCTCTGTTTGGACAGGGACAGGGTCCTCTGTCATCTACAAGATCCCATAAAAGGCATCACTCTTGTCTTCTCCCTGGTCTACTACTTCTTCTTTTGTCGCAAAA TGATGAGCTTGCAGAGGATCTTCTCAAGTACTACGATAATTGTGGGTCTCTTCATAAGCGTTGATTATGGCCTCTGTGATCAATTTCGATGTAGAGGACAGGAAGTTTCGGGTCATACCACAACTATGAGAGGATCTTGGGGCGTGAAGGCCATTTGGACGTTCGTTTATGTCGGTGCACTAGCTGCTTTCGCTATGTTCTTCACTTTGCTCGAGGCCCATTATACCACTGAG CAACAGAATATGTGTCAAATAATGGCGAGCCAACAAAACTCTTTTCTCTACACAGTATCAAGATTGGTATCGTCACGAGACATCCGTCGACGAGGTTCTGAAGAAGAGGGAGGCAGACTGCTCCACGTGACAGATCCTGACCCTACCATAAAACCAAAACATATTCCAAAACCTCCAATCCTCGAAACTCTCTTCTACATTCACTTAATCGCGTTCTTCGCCATTTTATCGATGTCCTGGATCGACACGTTGCCAGGGATAGGCAGA GGATTATCTCCAGCGGAGCTATACCGCGTGGTGGAGCACGGACTCACGTGTCACTTCAAAAACAGCGACAACTGCTCAAATATTTCTACTCGTGGCTGGATCTTCTTAATAGCGTATATCATCTTCTCAATTTCTGTACTGAACTTCTTGTCTATAAGTGAGAGCGCTGTCTTCACTATTGCTACCGCCACTGTGTCCCTTCCATTGTCTGTAATCTGGTGGAGCATCTATAAAATGGATGTTCACGGCC GTTTCATCACATGGTCTCCCGGAGTGACGGGAGAGTTAATCTGCGCTCTGCTGGGTCTTCCTGTGGTCCTTCTAGGCCTAGGTCTTCTCGTCAGATCGCATTTCCGTGACACTCAGCCCTGCTACTTGACCATGCAACCACCTGACGCACAGTGTGAATCTTCTCAAAGATGA